The following coding sequences lie in one Aspergillus puulaauensis MK2 DNA, chromosome 3, nearly complete sequence genomic window:
- a CDS encoding uncharacterized protein (SECRETED:SignalP(1-19)): MWSLSSAAHEGFFLFLSQGLEMVIITDVTKISIPTINLTSQDCERFFLAMGKHGDGGVRSEHKQGRTITGPSRRIRHLPGDQVNNKKIMEMDDSISDGNEDWGRRRKREYAIDRASYHMYSISARSGLSCTRGLKLSRLFGRPTSLIWRDCFNCAG, from the coding sequence ATGTGGTCGCTTTCAAGTGCAGCGCATGAGggtttctttctcttcctcagtcaAGGCTTGGAGATGGTGATCATAACGGACGTGACTAAGATTTCAATTCCAACCATTAACTTAACTTCCCAGGATTGCGAGCGGTTTTTTTTGGCGATGGGGAAGCATGGAGATGGCGGAGTGCGGTCTGAGCACAAGCAGGGTCGGACTATCACTGGCCCATCGCGGAGGATTCGGCATTTGCCCGGTGACCAAGTGAATAATAAGAAAATCATGGAGATGGATGACAGCATCAGCGACGGGAATGAGGATTGGGGACGCAGGCGGAAACGCGAATATGCGATCGATCGTGCCTCGTATCATATGTACAGTATTTCTGCTCGATCTGGATTATCCTGTACCAGAGGGTTGAAATTGTCGAGACTGTTTGGTAGACCCACAAGCCTTATCTGGCGTGACTGCTTCAATTGTGCAGGGTGA
- a CDS encoding uncharacterized protein (COG:O;~EggNog:ENOG410PI7S;~InterPro:IPR042467,IPR042468,IPR038765,IPR019400;~MEROPS:MER0029066;~PFAM:PF10275) has protein sequence MNALSQEEMERYQELSNKYEPELPGPLVSHKQSTNAIALDYANADPAFATKTTALAVTHPHSRIMKGDGNCGWRAVAFGYFENLFNLRDPMQVHRELVRIKSLNTLLDQVGQDENLYEIFVDATEEVFGSISGAIERGERDDSFLIELFNDEYNSNAIITHFRLLTSAWMKLNPHRYGAFLSIPLDQYCSTRIETVKTEIDEVGLQGLVDGVIEGSGLMVEILYLDRSEGDAVTSHVLTQTRPGIGAIRLLYRPGHYDLLYGGEPAMNMQPVVNLQYALSSDYETPWDTNDLGFDVNSSLMAIPNLMMDTSFAMAPPMSQPPSDPYRVSPPQEVYQPPVHTPPPRSAAPVTPPQPQIRLTGPPPIMSSLPPRSNDGPQIRLNPLVMKPNLSHSLPVTAPFKNSPYNQAHFQNSDFEPIHWEPHESRK, from the exons ATGAACGCATTATcgcaggaagagatggagcgATACCAGGAGCTCTCCAACAAATATGAACCAGAGCTCCCA GGCCCGCTTGTTTCTCACAAACAATCCACCAATGCAATTGCGCTGGATTATGCAAATGCTGACCCGGCTTTCGCCACGAAAACAACC GCACTGGCTGTTACACATCCGCATTCGCGTATCATGAAGGGAGATGGAAACTGTGGTTGGAGAG CGGTGGCCTTTGGGTACTTCGAGAATCTCTTCAATTTACGCGATCCCATGCAAGTACATCGCGAGCTGGTACGGATCAAATCGTTGAACACGCTTCTCGACCAGGTCGGACAGGACGAAAACCTGTATGAAATATTTGTGGACGCCACAGAGGAAGTTTTCGGGAGTATATCGGGCGCGATTGAACGCGGCGAACGGGATGATTCCTTTCTTATTGAGCTCTTCAACGATGAATACAATTCGAATGCGATTATCACCCATTTCAGA CTTCTAACCAGCGCCTGGATGAAATTGAATCCCCATCGCTACGGCGCCTTCCTATCCATACCCCTAGACCAGTACTGTTCAACGCGAATAGAGACGGTCAAGACCGAGATTGACGAGGTCGGTCTGCAAGGGTTAGTTGATGGAGTAATTGAGGGATCCGGACTCATGGTGGAAATTCTATATCTCGATCGAAGCGAAGGCGACGCCGTGACCTCGCATGTGCTAACACAGACGAGGCCAGGAATCGGGGCCATCCGCCTGCTATACCGACC GGGACATTATGACTTGCTATATGGAGGAGAACCAGCCATGAACATGCAGCCTGTCGTCAACTTGCAATACGCTCTATCCTCCGATTATGAGACTCCTTGGGACACTAATGATCTCGGGTTTGACGTGAATTCCAGCTTAATGGCCATCCCCAATTTGATGATGGACACCTCCTTTGCGATGGCTCCTCCAATGTCTCAACCTCCCTCAGACCCTTATCGGGTCTCACCACCCCAGGAAGTCTATCAACCTCCTGTGCATACGCCCCCACCGCGATCAGCAGCGCCTGTTACtcctccacagccacagATTCGATTAACTGGACCACCTCCGATCATGAGCTCATTACCTCCTCGGTCAAACGATGGCCCCCAAATCCGGCTGAATCCGCTCGTCATGAAACCCAACCTGAGTCATTCACTTCCAGTTACCGCCCCTTTCAAGAA ctctcccTACAATCAAGCCCATTTCCAAAACTCAGACTTTGAACCGATTCATTGGGAGCCTCACGAATCCCGCAAATAG